A DNA window from Calliphora vicina chromosome 1, idCalVici1.1, whole genome shotgun sequence contains the following coding sequences:
- the Nmnat gene encoding nicotinamide/nicotinic acid mononucleotide adenylyltransferase 1 isoform X3 — protein MSALIEESNRLLPRIVLIACGSFSPPTPMHFRMFEIAKDHFEMQGTHKVIGGIVSPTHDAYGKKGLAPGKHRCSMVKLALQTSPWIRLSEWETQQDGWSRTQSVLQYHQNFMNNYINSPDLDNMNGGDNVIPSWLPTSLRERRDPVQLKLLCGADLLESFAVPGLWAEEDIEDIISNHGLVVISRSGSNPEKFIFDSDTLTKYQRNITLVTNWVSNEVSSTMIRRLISRGQSCKYLIDDMVLEYIKQFGLYQSNTNSS, from the exons ATGTCAGCTTTAATAGAAGAATCTAATCGATTATTACCACGAATCGTACTAATCGCATGTGGATCATTTAGTCCACCAACACCAATGCATTTTCGAATGTTTG AAATTGCCAAAGATCATTTTGAAATGCAGGGTACCCACAAGGTAATTGGTGGCATTGTCTCGCCAACACATGATGCATATGGCAAAAAAGGTTTGGCACCGGGTAAACATCGTTGTTCTATGGTAAAATTGGCATTGCAAACTTCGCCATGGATACGATTATCAGAATGGGAGACGCAACAGGACGGCTGGTCACGCACCCAATCTGTGCTACagtaccatcaaaattttatgaataactATATAAATTCACCGGATTTGGACAATATGAATGGCGGAGATAATGTAATACCCAGCTGGTTGCCAACCAGTCTCAGGGAACGTCGTGATCCAGTACAATTGAAACTGTTATGTGGTGCTGATTTATTAGAATCATTTGCTGTGCCTGGCTTGTGGGCGGAAGAAGAT ATTGAAGACATTATTTCCAATCATGGCTTGGTAGTCATTTCACGCAGTGGCTCAAATccagaaaaatttatattcgaTTCAGATACTTTAACTAAATATCAA cGTAATATAACATTGGTTACCAATTGGGTGTCGAATGAAGTCAGTTCGACTATGATACGTCGTCTGATAAGTCGTGGTCAATCTTGCAAATACCTTATAGATGACATGGTTTtggaatatataaaacaatttggaTTATACCAGTCAAACAC CAATTCTAGCTGA
- the Nmnat gene encoding nicotinamide/nicotinic acid mononucleotide adenylyltransferase 1 isoform X4: MSALIEESNRLLPRIVLIACGSFSPPTPMHFRMFEIAKDHFEMQGTHKVIGGIVSPTHDAYGKKGLAPGKHRCSMVKLALQTSPWIRLSEWETQQDGWSRTQSVLQYHQNFMNNYINSPDLDNMNGGDNVIPSWLPTSLRERRDPVQLKLLCGADLLESFAVPGLWAEEDIEDIISNHGLVVISRSGSNPEKFIFDSDTLTKYQRNITLVTNWVSNEVSSTMIRRLISRGQSCKYLIDDMVLEYIKQFGLYQSNT, encoded by the exons ATGTCAGCTTTAATAGAAGAATCTAATCGATTATTACCACGAATCGTACTAATCGCATGTGGATCATTTAGTCCACCAACACCAATGCATTTTCGAATGTTTG AAATTGCCAAAGATCATTTTGAAATGCAGGGTACCCACAAGGTAATTGGTGGCATTGTCTCGCCAACACATGATGCATATGGCAAAAAAGGTTTGGCACCGGGTAAACATCGTTGTTCTATGGTAAAATTGGCATTGCAAACTTCGCCATGGATACGATTATCAGAATGGGAGACGCAACAGGACGGCTGGTCACGCACCCAATCTGTGCTACagtaccatcaaaattttatgaataactATATAAATTCACCGGATTTGGACAATATGAATGGCGGAGATAATGTAATACCCAGCTGGTTGCCAACCAGTCTCAGGGAACGTCGTGATCCAGTACAATTGAAACTGTTATGTGGTGCTGATTTATTAGAATCATTTGCTGTGCCTGGCTTGTGGGCGGAAGAAGAT ATTGAAGACATTATTTCCAATCATGGCTTGGTAGTCATTTCACGCAGTGGCTCAAATccagaaaaatttatattcgaTTCAGATACTTTAACTAAATATCAA cGTAATATAACATTGGTTACCAATTGGGTGTCGAATGAAGTCAGTTCGACTATGATACGTCGTCTGATAAGTCGTGGTCAATCTTGCAAATACCTTATAGATGACATGGTTTtggaatatataaaacaatttggaTTATACCAGTCAAACAC